The Malus domestica chromosome 10, GDT2T_hap1 genome contains a region encoding:
- the LOC103444708 gene encoding citrate-binding protein-like codes for MKSIISSCNFKKVVFLLQIIFFVEAQHFCCADPTSGFTPVHFTAQNRKLQKPYNKSPHERYGNKDGVEKFWIYNHDKPFQKHNPTRPRSEIRISGHDYTSGVWQFEGNFLVPQGTSGVTIMQIFGSSKQATALQLRVYDGDLKYYAHNVVAPNIYDKWVRLNVIHNVAAGKVTIFIDGKRKFVARDHGRATFYFKYGVYGALSRSSNYMQSSWRGIKLFKK; via the exons ATGAAAAGCATCATCAGTTCTTGTAACTTCAAAAAGGTTGTGTTTTTGCTACAGATCATCTTCTTCGTTGAAGCCCAACATTTCTGTTGTGCTGATCCCACTTCTGGATTCACACCTGTGCATTTCACTGCACAAAATCGAAAGTTGCAGAAGCCGTATAACAAGTCTCCTCATGAGCGTTACGGTAATAAAGATGGAGTTGAAAAGTTTTGGATCTACAACCACGACAAGCCCTTTCAAAAGCACAATCCAACCAGGCCACGCTCCGAAATCAGAATTTCT GGGCATGACTACACTTCCGGGGTTTGGCAATTTGAAGGCAATTTTCTTGTCCCACAAGGCACCTCAGGGGTCACAATAATGCAGATATTTGGTTCATCCAAACAAGCGACAGCTCTGCAACTGAGGGTCTATGATGGGGATTTGAAGTACTATGCTCACAATGTGGTAGCCCCTAATATCTACGATAAGTGGGTTAGGCTGAATGTGATTCACAACGTTGCTGCAGGGAAAGTGACAATTTTTATCGACGGCAAACGGAAGTTTGTCGCCAGAGATCACGGCCGAGCAACCTTTTACTTCAAGTATGGAGTTTATGGAGCCTTATCTCGTTCAAGTAACTACATGCAATCAAGTTGGAGAGGaatcaaacttttcaaaaaatga